One genomic segment of Bacteroides caccae includes these proteins:
- the rfbD gene encoding dTDP-4-dehydrorhamnose reductase has product MRILVTGADGQLGNEMQVLAKENPQHTYYFTDVQELDICDKQAVWAYIAEKRIELIVNCAAYTAVDKAEDNPELAYKLNCEAAKELASAAQFNGAAMIQVSTDYVFDGTAHIPYTEDCDPCPDSVYGTTKLEGEYDVMNYCEKAVVIRTAWLYSTFGNNFVKTMIRLGKERDSLGVVFDQIGTPTYANDLAQAIYTIINKGIVRGIYHFSNEGVCSWYDFTVAIHRLAGITSCKVKPLHTAEYPAKANRPAYSVLDKTKIKTTFGIEIPHWEESLKRCIDTL; this is encoded by the coding sequence ATGAGAATTTTAGTAACGGGTGCCGACGGTCAGCTTGGCAACGAAATGCAAGTACTTGCAAAAGAGAATCCACAACATACGTATTATTTCACAGATGTGCAGGAACTGGACATCTGTGATAAACAAGCTGTATGGGCTTATATTGCGGAAAAGAGAATAGAATTGATTGTGAATTGTGCAGCTTACACGGCGGTAGATAAAGCGGAAGATAACCCGGAACTGGCCTATAAGTTGAATTGTGAAGCGGCGAAAGAGTTGGCAAGTGCTGCACAATTTAATGGTGCGGCAATGATACAGGTTTCTACCGATTATGTGTTTGACGGCACTGCCCACATTCCTTATACGGAAGATTGTGACCCTTGTCCGGATTCTGTATATGGCACTACTAAGCTGGAAGGAGAATATGATGTGATGAATTATTGTGAGAAAGCGGTAGTTATCCGTACCGCATGGCTCTATTCCACTTTCGGCAATAATTTCGTAAAGACAATGATTCGTTTAGGGAAAGAACGTGACAGTCTGGGAGTGGTTTTCGACCAGATCGGAACGCCCACTTATGCCAATGACCTCGCTCAAGCTATCTATACCATTATAAATAAAGGTATAGTTCGCGGCATCTATCATTTCAGCAATGAAGGTGTTTGCTCATGGTATGATTTTACGGTGGCTATCCATCGCTTGGCAGGAATTACTTCATGTAAAGTGAAACCTCTGCACACGGCAGAATATCCGGCGAAGGCGAACCGTCCTGCATATTCCGTACTGGATAAGACAAAGATAAAAACAACGTTCGGCATCGAAATCCCTCATTGGGAGGAAAGCCTCAAAAGATGCATTGACACCTTATAA
- a CDS encoding DUF4924 family protein, translating to MNQIAQQLKERNIAEYLIYMWQEEDLIRANHCEPEELETNVIVRYPEDQRAAMREWYGNLITMMSEEGVREKGHLQINKNVILNLTELHNALSSSPKFPFYSAAYFKALPFIVELRTKNGKKEEPELETCFEALYGVLLLRLQKKPISEGTAKAIEAISSFLSMLANYYDKDRKGELKLDE from the coding sequence ATGAATCAAATAGCTCAACAACTGAAAGAGAGAAACATTGCCGAATATCTTATATATATGTGGCAGGAAGAAGACCTCATCCGTGCCAATCATTGTGAACCGGAAGAACTGGAGACTAATGTGATTGTCCGTTATCCGGAGGACCAGCGTGCTGCCATGAGAGAGTGGTATGGCAATCTGATAACGATGATGAGTGAAGAAGGGGTACGTGAGAAAGGACATTTACAGATCAATAAGAATGTTATTCTCAACCTGACGGAGTTGCATAATGCTTTATCTTCTTCTCCTAAATTCCCTTTTTACAGTGCTGCCTATTTCAAGGCATTGCCATTTATTGTAGAGCTACGGACTAAGAACGGGAAAAAGGAGGAACCGGAACTGGAAACGTGCTTTGAAGCGTTGTACGGTGTGCTCTTACTACGTTTGCAAAAGAAGCCGATCAGTGAAGGGACGGCGAAAGCGATAGAGGCTATCAGTAGTTTTCTTTCTATGCTGGCAAACTATTATGATAAAGACCGTAAAGGTGAATTAAAACTTGATGAATAA
- a CDS encoding RNA polymerase sigma factor gives MNTLFWSKIQRGDEGAFRQLYEQYADLLYGYGMKIAGDDDLVTDAIQTLFVYIFEKRETCAVPQSISAYLCVSLRHIIVNELKKENGGIFRSLDDVDTNEYKFDLEIDIETAIIRSELEREQLKVLQREINNLTKQQREVLYLKYYKKMSSDEIAQVMGLTSRTVYNTTHTAISRLREQLSKTFLLAVGANLWIFN, from the coding sequence ATGAATACATTATTCTGGAGTAAGATTCAGCGGGGGGATGAAGGAGCATTCCGGCAGCTTTATGAGCAATATGCAGATTTGCTGTATGGATATGGCATGAAGATAGCCGGTGATGATGATTTGGTCACAGATGCGATACAGACGTTGTTCGTATATATCTTTGAAAAAAGAGAAACCTGTGCTGTGCCTCAATCTATATCTGCCTATCTGTGTGTGTCGTTGAGACATATCATAGTCAATGAATTGAAGAAAGAGAATGGTGGTATATTCAGATCGTTGGACGATGTAGATACGAATGAATATAAGTTTGATCTCGAAATCGACATTGAAACGGCGATTATCCGCTCTGAATTAGAAAGAGAACAATTAAAAGTCTTGCAGAGAGAAATTAATAACCTGACGAAGCAACAGCGGGAAGTGTTATATCTGAAGTATTATAAGAAGATGAGTTCAGATGAGATTGCGCAGGTAATGGGATTGACTTCCCGTACCGTATATAACACGACTCACACGGCAATATCCAGGTTAAGAGAGCAGTTGAGTAAAACTTTCCTGCTTGCGGTGGGAGCTAATTTATGGATTTTTAATTGA
- a CDS encoding peptide chain release factor 3 translates to MADNTEIQRRRTFAIIAHPDAGKTSLTEKLLLFGGQIQVAGAVKSNKIKKTATSDWMEIEKQRGISVTTSVMEFDYRDYKINILDTPGHQDFAEDTYRTLTAVDSVIIVVDGAKGVETQTRKLMEVCRMRKTPVIIFVNKMDREGKDPFDLLDELEEELMIQVRPLSWPIEQGARFKGVYNIYEQKLDLYQPSKQMVTEKVEVDIHTEELDQQIGKPLADKLRGDLELIEGVYPELDVESYLAGDCAPVFFGSALNNFGVQELLNCFVEIAPSPRPVQAEEREVKPDEPKFTGFIFKITANIDPNHRSCVAFCKICSGKFVRNAPYQHVRHGKTMRFSSPTQFMAQRKTTIDEAYAGDIIGLPDNGTFKIGDTLTEGEILHFRGLPSFSPEMFKYIENADPMKQKQLAKGIDQLMDEGVAQLFVNQFNGRKIIGTVGQLQFEVIQYRLLNEYNASCRWEPVSLYKACWVESDDPAELEAFKKRKYQYMAKDREGRDVFLADSGYVLQMAQMDFKHIKFHFTSEF, encoded by the coding sequence ATGGCAGATAATACAGAAATACAGAGACGGCGAACGTTCGCCATTATTGCGCATCCGGATGCGGGTAAGACATCATTGACGGAAAAGCTGCTGCTTTTCGGTGGTCAGATTCAGGTGGCGGGTGCTGTAAAAAGTAATAAGATTAAGAAAACGGCTACATCCGACTGGATGGAGATTGAGAAACAGCGTGGTATCTCGGTGACGACTTCTGTAATGGAATTTGATTATCGGGATTACAAGATTAACATCCTTGATACTCCGGGTCACCAGGACTTTGCCGAAGATACATATCGTACGCTGACTGCGGTAGATAGCGTTATCATCGTGGTCGACGGTGCGAAAGGTGTGGAAACCCAGACACGGAAATTGATGGAAGTGTGCCGCATGAGAAAGACTCCGGTAATTATTTTCGTTAATAAGATGGACCGTGAAGGTAAAGATCCTTTCGACTTGCTGGATGAACTGGAGGAAGAACTGATGATTCAGGTACGTCCTTTGTCCTGGCCGATTGAGCAGGGAGCACGTTTCAAGGGAGTATACAATATATATGAGCAGAAATTGGACTTGTATCAACCGTCTAAACAAATGGTGACGGAAAAGGTGGAAGTCGATATACATACGGAGGAACTGGATCAGCAGATTGGAAAGCCGTTGGCAGACAAATTGCGTGGTGATCTAGAACTGATTGAAGGCGTTTATCCCGAACTTGATGTCGAGTCTTATTTGGCAGGAGATTGCGCACCGGTATTCTTCGGTTCTGCACTGAATAACTTTGGTGTGCAGGAACTGTTAAACTGCTTTGTGGAGATTGCTCCGAGCCCTCGTCCTGTACAAGCGGAAGAACGTGAAGTAAAACCGGACGAACCTAAGTTCACCGGATTTATCTTCAAGATTACAGCCAATATCGATCCGAACCACCGTTCATGTGTTGCTTTCTGTAAGATTTGTTCCGGTAAGTTTGTGCGCAATGCACCTTATCAGCACGTCCGCCACGGGAAGACGATGCGCTTTTCGTCGCCTACTCAGTTTATGGCACAGCGTAAAACAACGATTGATGAGGCCTATGCCGGCGATATTATCGGTTTGCCGGATAACGGTACTTTCAAGATTGGCGATACGCTGACGGAAGGTGAGATATTGCATTTCCGTGGCTTACCCAGTTTCTCACCGGAGATGTTCAAGTACATTGAGAACGCAGATCCGATGAAACAGAAGCAGTTGGCGAAAGGTATCGACCAGTTGATGGACGAAGGTGTGGCACAGTTGTTTGTCAATCAGTTCAATGGACGTAAGATTATCGGTACGGTGGGACAGTTGCAGTTTGAGGTAATTCAGTATCGTTTGTTGAACGAGTATAATGCATCTTGTCGTTGGGAGCCGGTAAGTCTGTATAAGGCTTGTTGGGTGGAAAGTGATGATCCGGCAGAGTTGGAAGCTTTCAAGAAACGTAAATATCAGTATATGGCAAAGGATAGAGAGGGACGCGATGTGTTCCTTGCCGACTCCGGTTATGTACTTCAAATGGCTCAAATGGATTTTAAACACATAAAATTCCATTTTACAAGTGAATTTTAA
- the purL gene encoding phosphoribosylformylglycinamidine synthase, producing the protein MILFFRTPSKSVIAVESNHQLTPDESNKLCWLFGEAVTESEENLKGCFVGPRREMITPWSTNAVEITQNMGLEGITRIEEYFPVKDENADHDPMLQRMYKGLDQNVFTTNRQPEPIIYIEDLEDYNEKEGLALSKEEMDYLKKVENDLGRKLTDSEVFGFAQINSEHCRHKIFGGTFIIDGVEQESSLFQMIKKTTQENPNKIISAYKDNVAFAEGPVVEQFAPADHSKPDFFQIKDIKSVISLKAETHNFPTTVEPFNGASTGTGGEIRDRMGGGKGSWPIAGTAVYMTSYPRTDEGREWEEILPVRKWLYQTPEQILIKASNGASDFGNKFGQPLICGSVLTFEHTENNEVYGYDKVIMLAGGVGYGTQRDCLKGAPEAGNKVVVIGGDNYRIGLGGGSVSSVDTGRYSSGIELNAVQRANAEMQKRANNVVRALCEEDVNPVVSIHDHGSAGHVNCLSELVEECGGLIDMSKLPIGDKTLSAKEIIANESQERMGLLIKEEAIEHVRKIAERERAPMYVVGETTGDHRFAFQQADGVRPFDLAVEQMFGSSPKTYMIDKTVERHYEMPKYELSQLHEYLTNVLQLEAVACKDWLTNKVDRSVTGKVARQQCQGELQLPLSDCGVVALDYRGEKGIATSIGHAPQAALADPAAGSILSVSEALTNLVWAPMAEGMDSISLSANWMWPCRSQEGEDARLYTAVKALSDFCCALQINVPTGKDSLSMTQKYPNGEKVISPGTVIVSAGGEVSDVKKVVSPVLVNNEKTTLYHIDFSFDELKLGGSAFAQSLGKVGDDVPCVQDAEYFRDAFLAVQELVNKGLILAGHDISAGGLITTLLEMCFANVEGGMEISLDKMKEQDIVKILFAENPGIVIQVSDKHKEEVKKILEDAGVGYLKLGKPTDERHILVSKGDATYQFGIDYMRDVWYSSSYLLDRKQSMNGCAKKRFENYKMQPVEFAFMPEFKGKLSQYGITPDRRTPSGVRAAIIREKGTNGEREMAYSLYLAGFDVKDVTMTDLISGRETLEDVNMIVYCGGFSNSDVLGSAKGWAGGFLFNEKAKEALDKFYAREDTLSLGICNGCQLMMELGLINPEHKKKGKMLHNDSHKFESTFVGLTIPTNRSVMFGSLSGSKLGIWVAHGEGKFSLPYDEDKYNVVAKYSYDEYPGNPNGSDYSIAGLASADGRHLAMMPHLERAIFPWQNGCYPADRKNSDQVTPWIEAFVNARKWIEEKVR; encoded by the coding sequence ATGATTCTTTTTTTCAGAACCCCTTCCAAGAGCGTGATTGCCGTAGAGAGCAATCATCAGCTCACCCCGGACGAAAGTAATAAACTCTGCTGGCTTTTTGGAGAAGCCGTGACGGAAAGTGAAGAAAACCTGAAAGGCTGTTTCGTCGGTCCACGCCGTGAAATGATTACTCCCTGGAGTACGAATGCAGTAGAAATCACCCAAAACATGGGACTCGAAGGTATCACCCGCATCGAGGAGTATTTTCCCGTAAAGGATGAAAACGCCGACCACGACCCGATGTTGCAACGCATGTACAAAGGACTCGACCAAAACGTATTCACTACCAACCGCCAACCGGAACCAATTATCTACATCGAAGACCTTGAGGACTACAACGAAAAAGAAGGCCTTGCTCTTTCAAAAGAAGAAATGGACTACTTGAAAAAAGTAGAAAACGATCTCGGACGCAAACTGACCGACTCCGAAGTTTTCGGTTTTGCACAAATCAACTCCGAGCACTGCCGTCACAAGATCTTCGGCGGAACGTTCATCATCGACGGTGTGGAACAGGAATCCTCCTTGTTTCAGATGATTAAAAAGACTACACAAGAAAATCCGAATAAAATCATTTCTGCTTATAAAGACAATGTAGCCTTTGCAGAAGGTCCGGTTGTTGAACAATTTGCTCCGGCAGACCACTCAAAACCTGATTTCTTCCAGATCAAGGACATCAAGAGTGTTATCTCGCTAAAAGCGGAAACTCACAATTTCCCGACAACCGTAGAGCCGTTCAACGGTGCTTCTACCGGTACAGGCGGTGAAATTCGTGACCGTATGGGTGGTGGTAAAGGTTCATGGCCGATTGCAGGTACTGCTGTCTACATGACTTCTTACCCACGCACAGACGAAGGCCGCGAATGGGAAGAAATCCTTCCGGTACGCAAATGGTTGTACCAGACTCCGGAACAGATTCTGATTAAGGCGTCCAATGGCGCTTCCGATTTCGGAAACAAGTTCGGCCAGCCGCTGATCTGCGGTTCGGTACTGACTTTCGAACATACAGAGAACAATGAGGTTTACGGCTATGACAAAGTTATCATGCTTGCCGGAGGTGTAGGCTACGGTACACAGCGCGACTGTCTGAAAGGCGCACCGGAAGCCGGAAACAAAGTAGTCGTTATCGGTGGTGACAACTACCGAATCGGACTTGGCGGCGGTTCCGTATCTTCAGTAGATACCGGTCGTTACAGTAGTGGTATCGAGTTGAACGCCGTGCAGCGTGCGAATGCAGAAATGCAGAAACGTGCCAACAACGTAGTCCGTGCCCTTTGTGAAGAAGATGTGAATCCGGTTGTTTCTATTCATGACCATGGTTCGGCAGGTCACGTCAACTGTCTGTCGGAATTGGTGGAAGAATGCGGCGGTCTGATCGACATGAGCAAGTTGCCTATCGGTGACAAAACGCTGTCTGCCAAAGAAATCATCGCCAATGAAAGCCAGGAACGTATGGGACTTCTTATCAAAGAAGAAGCTATCGAACATGTGCGCAAGATTGCAGAACGTGAACGTGCCCCGATGTACGTAGTCGGAGAAACGACAGGCGACCACCGCTTTGCTTTCCAACAAGCTGACGGTGTACGTCCGTTCGATCTTGCCGTAGAACAGATGTTCGGTTCATCTCCCAAGACATATATGATAGACAAAACCGTAGAACGTCATTATGAAATGCCGAAATACGAATTGTCTCAACTGCATGAATACCTGACCAATGTATTGCAGCTCGAAGCAGTGGCTTGCAAGGATTGGCTGACCAATAAAGTAGACCGTTCGGTAACAGGTAAAGTAGCCCGTCAGCAATGCCAAGGTGAACTTCAATTGCCGTTGAGCGACTGTGGTGTCGTAGCACTCGACTACCGTGGCGAGAAAGGTATCGCTACCTCTATCGGACACGCTCCGCAAGCAGCATTGGCCGATCCGGCTGCCGGTTCTATACTTTCTGTATCCGAAGCACTGACTAACCTTGTCTGGGCTCCTATGGCAGAGGGCATGGACAGCATCTCCCTGTCTGCCAACTGGATGTGGCCTTGCCGTTCACAGGAAGGTGAAGACGCTCGTCTCTACACTGCCGTGAAAGCATTGAGCGACTTCTGCTGCGCCCTGCAAATCAACGTTCCTACCGGAAAAGATTCTCTGTCTATGACGCAGAAGTATCCGAACGGCGAAAAAGTAATTTCTCCGGGAACAGTAATTGTATCGGCAGGCGGCGAAGTTTCCGACGTGAAGAAGGTTGTATCTCCGGTATTGGTAAACAACGAAAAAACAACTCTTTATCATATTGACTTCAGCTTCGACGAACTGAAGCTCGGCGGTTCCGCCTTTGCACAGTCATTGGGCAAAGTGGGTGACGATGTGCCTTGCGTACAAGACGCAGAGTATTTCCGCGATGCTTTCCTTGCCGTACAGGAACTTGTAAACAAAGGATTGATTCTTGCCGGACATGATATTTCTGCCGGTGGTCTGATCACTACATTGCTCGAAATGTGCTTCGCCAATGTGGAAGGCGGTATGGAAATCAGCCTCGACAAGATGAAGGAACAGGATATTGTCAAGATTCTGTTTGCAGAAAATCCGGGTATTGTTATCCAGGTCAGCGACAAGCACAAAGAAGAGGTGAAGAAGATTCTGGAAGACGCAGGCGTAGGCTACCTGAAGTTGGGTAAACCTACCGACGAACGCCACATCCTCGTATCCAAAGGAGACGCTACCTACCAATTCGGTATCGACTATATGCGTGATGTATGGTATTCTTCTTCTTACCTGCTCGACCGCAAACAGTCCATGAACGGTTGCGCCAAAAAACGTTTTGAAAACTACAAGATGCAGCCGGTTGAATTTGCTTTCATGCCAGAATTCAAAGGCAAACTTTCTCAATACGGTATTACTCCGGACCGTCGTACTCCGAGCGGTGTCCGCGCAGCTATCATCCGCGAAAAAGGAACGAACGGCGAACGCGAAATGGCTTATTCACTCTATTTGGCAGGTTTTGACGTGAAAGATGTGACAATGACCGACCTTATCAGCGGACGTGAAACACTGGAAGACGTAAACATGATCGTTTATTGCGGCGGTTTCTCCAACTCCGATGTACTTGGTTCAGCCAAAGGCTGGGCAGGCGGTTTCTTGTTCAACGAAAAGGCAAAAGAAGCACTCGATAAATTCTATGCTCGTGAAGATACATTGTCACTGGGTATCTGTAACGGTTGCCAGTTGATGATGGAGCTTGGACTTATCAATCCTGAACACAAAAAGAAAGGTAAGATGCTTCACAATGATTCCCATAAATTCGAGTCTACCTTTGTCGGCCTGACTATCCCTACCAACCGCAGCGTTATGTTCGGTTCATTGAGCGGTAGCAAACTAGGTATCTGGGTAGCTCACGGAGAAGGAAAATTCTCTCTGCCTTACGATGAAGACAAATATAATGTAGTGGCAAAATACAGCTATGACGAATATCCCGGAAACCCGAACGGTTCCGACTATTCTATCGCCGGACTTGCCAGCGCCGACGGTCGTCATCTGGCTATGATGCCTCACTTGGAACGCGCTATCTTCCCATGGCAGAACGGTTGTTATCCGGCAGACCGCAAAAACAGCGATCAGGTAACTCCGTGGATTGAAGCATTTGTCAATGCCCGCAAGTGGATTGAAGAAAAGGTGAGATAA
- a CDS encoding LysE family translocator → MIQIETIFDILVKGFIIGVVVSAPLGPVGVLCIQRTLNKGRWYGFVTGLGASLSDIAYALLTGYGMSFVSDYINKGSFYLQLLGSVMLLVFGIYTFRSNPVNSIRPASSNKGSYFHNFITAFFVTLSNPLIIFLFIGLFARFAFVQQGVLVFEEITGYFAIAAGALTWWLGITYFVNKVRTKFNLRGIWILNRVIGSIVMLVSVAGLIYTLLGESIY, encoded by the coding sequence ATGATTCAGATAGAGACAATATTCGATATATTAGTTAAAGGCTTTATTATTGGCGTTGTTGTGTCCGCACCTCTCGGCCCGGTGGGCGTATTATGCATCCAAAGGACTTTGAATAAGGGGCGTTGGTACGGATTTGTGACAGGCCTGGGAGCCTCTTTGAGCGATATAGCTTACGCTCTGCTTACGGGTTATGGCATGAGCTTCGTTTCCGATTATATTAATAAAGGAAGTTTTTATCTGCAATTGCTCGGCAGCGTTATGTTGCTTGTTTTCGGAATTTATACCTTTCGCAGTAATCCGGTAAATTCTATCCGTCCGGCTTCGTCCAATAAGGGATCTTATTTTCATAATTTTATAACTGCATTTTTCGTCACTCTTTCTAACCCTTTAATCATATTCCTGTTCATCGGACTTTTTGCCCGTTTTGCCTTTGTGCAACAGGGCGTTTTAGTCTTTGAAGAGATAACGGGATATTTTGCTATCGCTGCCGGCGCATTGACTTGGTGGCTCGGAATCACTTACTTTGTGAACAAGGTACGTACTAAGTTCAACCTGCGTGGCATTTGGATACTGAATCGTGTCATTGGAAGCATTGTGATGTTGGTATCTGTAGCTGGATTGATTTATACTTTGTTGGGAGAGTCAATTTATTAG